The region ttgtaccaataaaaattatattgtgcAAGGAATATCATGTTGTTGACTATTAAATTCAGATGTGAAGATTTTAAATATAGTTGGACAATTTTTGGTAGTGTTTACAAATTCGTTTtgatttttctccctctctcctaatGAGTTTGCTGTAAGTTACATGGTTTTAATGTCTTTAATTTATGTTTTGAATGCTAAAAGCAAGGATTTAGtttcacattttgtttgtttttcaggtggtcgtgggatgtgctagtaaaaacaactaaatctcccttaaatcacacactttttcatttgaaaatataaaaaaaaattttttaattaaaaaggcTTCAGCTATTGTTTTTAAGTTTGTAGTGCAAAATCAGTTCATATTGAGGTGGGTGGAGAGGGGAAGTGGAGggaaatcataaattttcaaaatttttttttaataaaaagtttcCCCACCATCATTTCAAAAGctgtgatggaaaaaaaaatggaaaaatccctgacaaaatggagaaattccaacttatgtgggtGTCTTGATCTGAAATTCTGCTGTTTATATCCACTTTTAATAgtccattaaaattttattgagaTGGTGTCGTGTCTCAAAATCTCAGGATTTATTTAGCTTTATCTCTACTATCAACATGCCAAAACTCAGTCTCTGTAGCTTGTACTTTTACATTTAGCTAGGTCTGAAAACTCCATGAAACTGACTGTTAGTTACATATAACAAATTAGTGTTTACATAAATAGGGTCTGAAAATTCCACGAAACTGACTGTTAATTACATATAACAAATTAGTTGCTTGactttaatcagttgagcatgtctcttaatgGCCAAactatatgtgcatctttgatcgtACAtcactgatcatgagcagaagtagttggggagcatcatagccatgtgttgagaagaattctttgttttgaataattcacctttggaaacacgggtgtttctttcaacatccttaaataacccttattcagggaccttttgagtgggatgggctactcgacctgaagaaaattctaactgggcccccacctgcaaggtcatgcattgtttatcttgatatgagatcaccatgtcacgcacatattttgtgatgcatgtgcctggtgtacccttatcagacgggtagtcatgatgagtatactgggctctgtatattttaccccagtgacacttcaatagtatgaaaaaaaaatcttggtataaaagatagtctacagcaaatattctgctcaataccacagatttgctagtcagttgcttaaccttagccagttgagcatgtcccttggtggctgacaatatgtgcatctctgatcaagaatggaagtagttggggagcattatagccatgtattgagaggaatcctttggggtttgaataattcacctctggaaacaggggtgtttcattcaacaaccttaaacaacccttattcagggatgttACGCCAACCACTTTTCTGAGTGAACTGGATGCTTCTAACATTATACCAGTACcagtaaggtcaccaagtaacttgcaacttgcaagacaaagatcctttgagaggaggAGGACTGTATtgaaggaggtggctttgtgctgtGTGAAGAGAGGTTAGCATATGACAGATGGACAGAAACAAGTGGAATTCCAACCATGTTTTGTGGTTCATTACCTCAACAACTCCTTTATAGGATCTagtggctaaagacatcatcaggtGGAACCACGTCTGGTTTTGGCCCCTACTTGTTTACCGTTTTTGATATGGTGGGCCCTCATCTTTTGGAGATGTCTGCAGCTCTGGTGTCAAGTGtgttttttcctttctccttttttcttttgttctttggtttcttcaATGCAGCATCAATGAATGTCAGCGGGCGAATGACCatcctgccaaatttccctttaaatactcacTAGTAGGCTccttgcctttgtgaggcccaatgcttgaaaggtgcttttatgTCCCACCAGCACAGGTTCCATTTGCATGGCCCTGGTATATGccacaaggcggcaagctggtagaaacggtagcatgccgggcaaaatgcttagcagtatttcgtctgtctttacattctgagttcaaattctgctgaggtcgaccttgtcttttatcctttcggggtcgataaattaagtaccagttacacactggtgtcgatataatcgacttaatccgtttgtctgtccttgtttgttccctctgtgtttagccccttgtgggtagtaaaaaaataggtatgtgCCACaaatgtgattttacttggcttgttgaatcttctcaagcacaacataatgccaaaggtcttatcattgtctctgtgagacccaacattcgaaaggacctcaaccactttgcctccgtgaggctcaatgcttgaaaggtactttttatgtgccacctgcatgggtgcaGGTTACATGATACCAGCATCAGTCACAACtgcgatttcacttggtttgatcggtcttctcaagcacaacttatcgccaaaggtcttggtctctagtcattgtCTCAGTGAGGACCAAAGTTCACAGATCAtgattcaccacctcatcccaagtcttcctgaggctacctctaccacaggtttgCTCCATAGTTAGGTTACGGCACtcctttacacagctgtcctcagcCATATGCAtcccatgaccataccagcacatttGTCTCTCCTGCACACCACATATGATGCTTCTCATGCCTCACATTCTTTCAacatgcttacactctgtcgaacatgtaCAGTGACACTGCACATCCAGCTTTCtatgtacccactacactcacggagtggttggcgctaggaagggcatccagctgtagaaacactgccagatcagactggagcctggtgcagcctcctgacttcctaGACccctgtcgaactgtccaacccatgccaatatggaaaacggacgttaaacgatgatgaggatgatgatgatgatgatgtatatattgagaaaaatggTAATCAGAATTTTGgagaattctttttatttattcattattattagcgcccccccccccaacaaaaacaatgttctcctcttctaaacaaaaccccccaaaaacatctgttttatataaatgaacaagatgtttgtacattcacaaaattctatttgacaagttcaagaaatgaatgaaagcactaataataatgaagaaatgaaaaaatttttttccaaaattctggcaccccttttttctcaatattcaatatctgtacaccacacctaacactctgtacatacatacatacatacatatatatatatacatatatatatatatatatatatatatatattatatatatatatatatatatagatatatatatatatatgtatatatatatatatatatgtatataatatatatatatatatgtatatatatatatatatacgtactaatacatactagtacatactaatacttacaccaaccctatacatacacacgtccagaccccgcatacgcacttatactctctcacacacacacacacatacctatacataccaatacgtactaatacatactaatacatactaatacatacaccaaccccatacatacgcacgtccagaccaatcttacgcactaatactctctcatacacacacacacacacacacacacacacacacacacccttatacatactaatacatactaatacatacaccaaccctatacatacacacatccagacccctcccacgcacttttagctggtccctcaaccctttatcaaccctattatctccccttatttcgctctcgcgtctcatgtttgatctttgacctctggccgaaatcagatcgccatgttgattcgttagctactgcacgcattttttttctctccttctttctgtgtttttctctctctgtgtatctttctgttgaagagcgtaggctcgaaacgttaaagacttgttttatttatatttcctgagcgccatactaatacaattgttcgtttgttttccacctgccttcgtctttgtttattttcataaagcttcccgttatatatatatatattatatatatatatataatatatatatatatatatatatatatatatattatatatatatatatatattatatatataatatatatatatataatatatatatatatatatatgtatatatatatgtatatatatatgtatataatatatatatatatgtatatatatgtatataatatatatgtatatatatatatatatatatatatatatatatatatatatatatgtatatatattatatatatatatacacacacacatacatacacatgtatatttttgtttcagcgtGTCCAAAAAATACAACTATTTGCAACAGAGAAGTAACATGCCCTGAAAGACGTTTGTATAAAGAATGTAAAGTGTCTCATCTGAAGAATAACAAATTGGTATGCAATGACAGTCTAGAATGGGAACCAAAATTTACATGTCCAGGTAAAAGAAATCTCAATACATaattacaattgttgttgttattaatcttTGCAATTTattcttgttattcttttttgtcattttataatattgGAGATATTACATAAGTGGAAAACATAGGGAAGTGATCTACCTGTTACATTGTACACTGTCATAGGTAGTCTTGAAGTTCATTGCATTCCAGTCTAggccaggggttctcaaccagagCCCATATGGCCTTTGGGGGTTCGATGACTAGCGTcagtgctagtagggtgccaagagtaccatccgagcaagatcgttgccagagcagccaactggcttctgtgccagtggcatgtaaaagggcaccattcgagcatgatcattactaacgtcgccttactggcacctgtgctggtggcatgtgtaaaaggatttgagcgaggtcattgccagtaccgcctgactggcccccatgctggtggcacgtaaaaagcacccactatgctcttggagtggttggcattaggaagggcatccagatgtagaaactctgccaaatcaagattggagcatggtgcagccatccggttcgccagctctcagttaaaattgtccaacccatgctagcatggaaagcggacgttaaacgatgatgatgatgatgatgatgatgatgtatcagaTTTGTAGTAATAAAATCGATTATACTTCTTTagtagacaaaatattttaataatttttttaatacaattcctaataatatttaattataaaaatataagatatttttaaacattgaatgactgATTGTTCACTccagtaaaataggaattaaagggaTCCTTAGACAAAAAAATGGTTGAACACATCTTGTCTAGACCATGAACAAACATTTTGTTCATTTCTTCTGCAGTCCATACTTTAACACTTTACATAATACTGGAggcatgactgtgtagtaagaagttgcttcttaatcacatggttccaagttccattggtggaggcacatggcctagtggttagagcagcggactcacggttgtgggatcacgggttcgaatctcagaccgggcgatgtgtgtgtttatgagtgaaacacctaagctccatgtatttgtgcgtgtatttctgtctctttgtgtgtgcacgtttgaGTGTTTTTGTGTTTAGGTTTGtgtcactatgtatgtgtgtctgttatgtatggatgtgtgtctccacaagtgtccttgtgtgaagtgtgtgtatgtatatggtcatgtgtttcagttttcatttgtgtatgccagtatgtatttatatatgtgtgtatgcaagtgcatgtgcttgtctgttcagAAGTCTTACCATCTGTCTGTCCGTATTACCTATTCAccaatctatctatatgtatctctctatatatattgatccatttacctacatatgtatatatatatatatatatatataatatatatatgccttgagagaaaagttggacctaagaagtatcagatgtggtgtgcaagagagacaactgtgctggtatggtcatatggtgagaatggatgtggatagctgtgtgaaaaagtaccacaccctagcagttgagggaacctgtggaagaggtagacccaggaagacctgggatgtggtggtgaagcatgaccttcaaacattgggcctcaccgaggcaatgactagtgactgggacctctggaaatattctgtgcttgagaagacttggcaagtgcaagtgagaccataaccttgtggcctatgccaggggtgtaaccagtccacatatgcgtgcctttccttcattggacactaaactctgcttgcgaagaccagttgaggcaagtgaaattgaagtcAGAATCAAACTCaattgcgaagacctgttgaggcacgtGAAATCGAagtcaaactcggtgactggcatccgttgctagtggagcgctatgCCGATGGCATGATAAATACACCAATCAAGCATTATCGTTACCtacgttgccttactagcacttgtgctggtggcacgtaaaaaaacattcgagcgaggtcattgccagtgctgctggactggctcctgtgcaggtggcacataaaaagcaccattagagcgtggctgttgccagtaccaccaaactggccctcatgccggtggcacgtaaaagtacccactacactctcggagtggttggcgttaggaaggtcattcagctgtagaaactctgccaggtcagattggagtctggtttgccagacctcagtcaaatcctccaacccatgctagcatggaaagcggacgttaaacgatgatgatgatatctatctatctctctctatatatatatatatgtgtatatatatatatatatatatgtatatatatacagtcatacacacacacacacatatatatatatacctacatatatatacacatacacacatgtgtgtgtatgtgtatatatgtaggtatatatatatatatatataaagatagataagtGCATAGGTAATATGGACAGAGAGACGGACAGATGTATGGACAGAAAGGCacatgcatgcgcatacacatgtacatacatacatgcatacatgcatacacaaatgaaaactgaaacacatgactatgtacacacacaaacacttcacACAAGGgcacatatagagacacacatcCGTACAtaacagatgcacatacatagtcacactcattcatacacaaaaacattcaaacatgtacacaaagatacacatacacacatgcatacaaacacaaacatgaatacaaactcacacacacacacacacacacacaaacacatacacacacaaacacatgaatgtgcaaataaatacatacatacaaatgtgcacacctgcaaacatatatatatatatatggttagacacacacacacacacacacacatgtgtgtgcatacacacacatacatacatgcatacatgcacacatagatatgtatgtgtgcatggacactgatgcacagacatgcacacaaacaaacaaaaagaacgcaacTCCAATAATGTAcagagtcaatgactattgaaaaaGGTTGCatgacgcaatgaaaattttagtaaaaataagtAAGCAAATGAGTAGAAatcgaaccagtgtgtgtgttatataataaggcactaaaaataAATGACTCTTCTCAGACACAATaagatattcatataaatgtatgtatgtatgtaacgtatgtatgtatttaagtatgtatgaatgaatgcatgcttgtatatgaacgtgtgtgcatatatttcctAATTGATGTCAGCTATTTATACTAAATGAATTTTTTCCACCCCTGCAGAGTGTAACAAAATTACTATCTACTGCAACAGAAAAATATACTGTAGTGAAACAATCATTGGCAGTGAGTGTATGTTACCATTTAACACTTCTCAGAAATTAATATGTGGTGATGATCAACAATGGAAAACTGACTTTAAATGTCCAGGTAATA is a window of Octopus sinensis unplaced genomic scaffold, ASM634580v1 Contig12556, whole genome shotgun sequence DNA encoding:
- the LOC115229376 gene encoding uncharacterized protein LOC115229376 yields the protein MIKPKLLPITIWILLCNTIISASQTWTYVDKLGHVEYCCICHKDFERTDVIHECYLKNKNDARLPFCNCYKGIFPACPKNTTICNREVTCPERRLYKECKVSHLKNNKLVCNDSLEWEPKFTCPECNKITIYCNRKIYCSETIIGSECMLPFNTSQKLICGDDQQWKTDFKCPGNNFIV